The bacterium genomic interval GTTGAATTGTTCTATGGCCTGGGCGATCTTATCCCCGGCCCCAACACCCTGCACCGGCACCGGGTTCAGGATCAGCTGGCACAGGGGCCAGCGCCGTTTGACCACCTTGATGATGTCCCGCAACACCGCCCCGGTGGGCGAGGTCACCAGTCCGATGGCCGTGGGATATTTGGGAATGGGCCGCTTGTGTTCCGGGTCAAACAGGCCTTCCTGGAACAGCTTGTTCTTTAAGCGCTCAAAGGCCAACGCCAGTTCGCCCTGCCCCGCTATTTGGAGCTGCTGGACATTCAGCTGGTACTGTCCGGCCCGCTCGTAAAGTGTGACATCGGCCAGG includes:
- the xseA gene encoding exodeoxyribonuclease VII large subunit gives rise to the protein MPDDKQIILSVSQLNAQVRRVLESSIPRLWVKGEVSNMTAHSSGHLYFSLKDNGGQVRCVMFKTAAQSLLLLPQDGMQCLALADVTLYERAGQYQLNVQQLQIAGQGELALAFERLKNKLFQEGLFDPEHKRPIPKYPTAIGLVTSPTGAVLRDIIKVVKRRWPLCQLILNPVPVQGVGAGDKIAQAIEQFN